A genome region from Frankineae bacterium MT45 includes the following:
- a CDS encoding putative hydroxymethylpyrimidine transporter CytX: MATETIPNSALGGASGDAAEPAITLDGAVPRTLGTWDQVAFWANLGVSLLGPVTALYILFPTTDAPQLSLLAAFTALVVGSVIGTLMVAISAVPGADTGAPAMVLLRGLFGVKLSYLPTVLNLLQCLGWGVFELVVIASGAQLLLPWDVHWPYVIAAGVLSTLMAIRPLGAVRVLRKYALSAVVLASIYLFVQLLRHPLPSLTHGTWSGFWTSTDVLIALSVSWVPLAADYSRHSKSARSSFIATLSGYATTQIAYVALGLLAFSTVVSTDAHDPQTDIFKAFIAVPVGWIAFAVLVARELDQSFANVYSTATSTQNLLPRVDRRLLAVIIGTTATLLGLVVQINDYAKFLSLIGSVFVPLSAVLAADYFLLGGRRGWNVSEEARTRWIALLPWLVGVATYQLIAPGDIAYWSDMWRGVASFLHWSSPTWMSASLASFAVAGLVTLLVGPLMRRSAGRAIAVPTSGSSSGSISGSSSGSSSGSTSRSLSVSGSDEG; the protein is encoded by the coding sequence ATGGCCACAGAAACGATTCCGAATTCCGCGCTTGGCGGTGCGTCTGGCGACGCAGCCGAACCCGCGATCACCCTCGACGGCGCCGTTCCCCGAACGCTCGGCACGTGGGATCAGGTCGCCTTCTGGGCCAACCTGGGCGTGAGCCTCCTCGGTCCGGTGACGGCCCTCTACATCCTCTTCCCGACCACCGACGCACCGCAGCTGTCGCTGCTGGCGGCCTTCACCGCGCTGGTCGTCGGATCGGTGATCGGGACGCTCATGGTGGCCATCTCGGCCGTGCCGGGCGCCGACACCGGGGCGCCGGCGATGGTTCTGCTGCGAGGACTCTTCGGCGTCAAGCTCTCCTACCTGCCCACGGTGCTCAACCTGCTCCAATGCCTCGGCTGGGGTGTCTTCGAACTGGTCGTCATCGCGTCCGGAGCCCAGCTTCTGCTGCCCTGGGATGTGCACTGGCCGTACGTCATCGCGGCCGGAGTCCTCAGCACGCTGATGGCCATCCGGCCGCTCGGCGCCGTCCGGGTGCTGCGCAAGTACGCCCTGAGCGCCGTAGTGCTGGCCTCGATCTACCTCTTCGTGCAGTTGCTACGCCACCCGCTGCCGTCGCTCACCCACGGCACTTGGTCGGGCTTCTGGACCTCCACCGACGTGCTCATCGCCCTCTCGGTCTCCTGGGTGCCGCTGGCCGCCGACTATTCGCGGCATTCGAAGTCGGCCCGCAGTTCCTTCATCGCCACGCTCTCGGGCTACGCGACGACGCAGATTGCCTACGTTGCATTGGGGTTGCTGGCCTTCTCGACGGTGGTGAGCACTGACGCTCACGACCCGCAGACCGACATCTTCAAGGCGTTCATCGCCGTGCCGGTCGGGTGGATCGCCTTCGCCGTGCTGGTCGCCCGGGAACTCGATCAGTCCTTTGCCAACGTCTACTCGACCGCCACCTCGACGCAGAACCTGCTGCCCCGGGTCGATCGCCGGCTGCTGGCGGTGATCATCGGCACGACCGCCACCCTGCTGGGATTGGTCGTGCAGATTAACGACTACGCGAAGTTCCTCTCACTGATCGGGTCGGTCTTCGTGCCGCTCTCGGCCGTACTGGCGGCCGACTACTTCCTGCTCGGCGGACGGCGGGGCTGGAACGTCTCCGAAGAGGCGCGCACCCGCTGGATCGCCCTGCTGCCGTGGCTGGTCGGCGTCGCCACGTACCAGCTGATCGCGCCAGGAGACATCGCGTACTGGTCGGATATGTGGCGCGGAGTGGCGAGCTTCCTGCACTGGAGTTCACCCACCTGGATGAGCGCGTCGCTGGCCTCCTTCGCCGTGGCCGGCCTGGTCACTCTGCTCGTCGGCCCGCTGATGCGTCGCAGCGCGGGCCGGGCGATCGCGGTACCGACGTCCGGTTCGTCTTCCGGTTCGATTTCCGGTTCGTCTTCCGGTTCGTCTTCCGGTTCGACTTCCCGTTCGCTGTCAGTGAGCGGGTCCGACGAAGGCTGA
- a CDS encoding mycothione reductase — MRHYDLAIIGSGSGNPVITAELGQLRTALIEESTFGGTCLNVGCIPTKMLVYTADIAHTVGDAARFGLDASLNDVRWRDIRDRIFGRIDPRSASGRRFRESSENVDFYPAHAEFVDAKTLRLSTGETITADQFVLATGARATVPQVVLDSGIDFHTSDTVMRVDDLPRRLVILGGGYIAAEFAHIFHSLGVDVTIVTRGDGMLQRLDQELSRQFTEVAAERWNIRLRRQVEQITQAGAEISLHLDDGSESTGDMLLVATGRRANGDRINAPAAGIALHTDGRIVVDEYQRSTVPGIWALGDVSSPQQLKHVANADARVVAHNLAHPQQLMSSRHQIVPAAVFTDPQIATVGLTEEQARAAGHRIQVLRWDYAGTAYGWAMETSVGFCKVVVESGTGRLLGAHILGADAAVLIQPLVQAMEFGQTALEVARGQYWIHPALTEVVENALLQFDPDVAG; from the coding sequence ATGCGGCACTACGACCTGGCGATCATCGGCTCCGGGTCGGGCAACCCGGTCATCACCGCTGAGCTGGGCCAGCTGCGGACCGCCCTAATCGAGGAATCGACGTTCGGCGGCACCTGCCTGAACGTCGGCTGCATCCCCACGAAGATGCTGGTGTACACCGCCGATATCGCGCACACCGTCGGCGATGCTGCCCGGTTCGGCCTCGACGCCTCGCTCAACGACGTCCGATGGCGGGACATCCGCGATCGCATCTTCGGCCGCATCGATCCCCGCTCGGCCAGCGGCCGTCGATTCCGCGAGAGCTCCGAGAACGTCGATTTCTACCCCGCTCATGCCGAGTTCGTCGACGCGAAGACGCTGCGGTTGAGCACTGGCGAGACGATCACGGCTGACCAGTTCGTCCTCGCCACCGGTGCCCGGGCGACGGTTCCCCAGGTCGTCCTAGACAGCGGCATCGACTTCCACACGTCAGACACCGTCATGCGAGTGGACGACCTGCCCCGACGTCTGGTCATCCTCGGTGGCGGATACATAGCGGCCGAGTTCGCGCACATCTTCCACAGCCTCGGGGTTGACGTGACGATCGTGACGCGCGGGGACGGGATGCTGCAGCGACTCGATCAGGAGCTCTCCCGGCAATTCACCGAGGTCGCCGCCGAACGTTGGAACATCCGACTGCGCCGTCAGGTCGAGCAGATCACCCAGGCCGGGGCGGAGATCAGCCTGCACCTCGACGACGGATCCGAGTCGACCGGGGACATGCTGCTGGTGGCGACCGGACGTCGAGCCAACGGTGACCGCATCAACGCGCCGGCCGCCGGGATCGCACTGCACACAGACGGACGAATCGTCGTGGATGAATACCAGCGCAGCACCGTGCCGGGCATCTGGGCGCTGGGTGACGTCAGCTCGCCGCAGCAGCTGAAGCACGTGGCCAACGCCGATGCCCGCGTAGTGGCGCACAACCTGGCTCACCCGCAGCAACTCATGTCCAGCCGCCACCAGATCGTCCCCGCGGCCGTCTTCACCGACCCGCAGATCGCGACGGTCGGCCTCACCGAGGAGCAGGCCCGGGCGGCCGGGCACCGCATTCAGGTGCTGCGCTGGGACTACGCGGGCACGGCCTACGGCTGGGCCATGGAGACGAGCGTCGGGTTCTGCAAGGTCGTGGTCGAGTCCGGCACCGGACGCCTCCTCGGAGCGCACATCCTCGGGGCCGACGCGGCTGTGTTGATCCAGCCGCTGGTGCAGGCGATGGAGTTCGGCCAGACCGCACTGGAGGTGGCTCGGGGTCAGTACTGGATCCATCCGGCCCTCACCGAGGTCGTGGAGAACGCGCTGCTGCAGTTCGATCCGGACGTCGCCGGCTGA
- a CDS encoding Excinuclease ABC subunit B: MRVSSDIIPSTGRFEVISDFEPSGDQPKALDDLQTRLERGEKDVVLLGATGTGKSATAAWLIERLQRPALVMAPNKTLAAQLANELREMLPNNAVEYFVSYYDYYQPEAYVPQSDTYIEKDSSVNSEVERLRHSATMSLLTRRDVVVVATVSCIYGLGTPQEYVDRSVRLRVGQQIDRDQILRGLVGVQYTRNDLAFTRGTFRVRGDTIEIFPVYEELAVRVEMFGEDIDRLYYLHPLTGEVVREVEEVFIFPATHYAAGPERMERAIAGIEVELAKRLAEFEQQGKLLEAQRLRMRTTYDIEMMRQVGFCSGIENYSLHIDGREPGSAPNCLLDYFPEDFLLIIDESHNTVPQTGGMYEGDMSRKRTLVDHGFRLPSAMDNRPLKFEEFVDRIGQTVYLSATPGGYEMGRTKGEFVEQVIRPTGLIDPQVIVKPTKGQIDDLVHEIRVRAEKNERVLVTTLTKKMSEDLTDYLLDLGIRVRYLHSEVDTLRRVELLRELRSGEYDVLVGINLLREGLDLPEVSLVSILDADKEGFLRSGTALIQTIGRAARNVSGEVHMYADTITASMDRAIGETNRRRDLQIAYNTEHGIDPTPLRKRIADITDMLAREAADTDELLATPVGGSGRSQSRGKSPTPTGVGRGGRGAKGGQSSASAGVIGVGAHAEGGLDVAAMPRAELADLILQLNEQMLAAARELQFEVAARLRDEVNELKRELRGMDVAGVS, translated from the coding sequence ATGCGGGTATCCAGCGACATCATTCCGAGCACCGGCCGCTTCGAGGTCATCTCCGACTTCGAGCCCTCCGGCGACCAGCCCAAGGCCCTGGACGATCTCCAGACCCGGCTCGAACGGGGCGAGAAGGACGTCGTTCTGCTCGGCGCCACCGGCACCGGCAAGTCGGCCACCGCAGCCTGGCTCATCGAGCGGCTGCAGCGCCCGGCGCTGGTAATGGCTCCCAACAAGACGCTGGCCGCCCAGTTGGCCAATGAATTGCGGGAGATGCTGCCGAACAACGCCGTGGAGTACTTCGTCAGCTACTACGACTACTACCAGCCAGAGGCCTACGTTCCGCAGTCAGACACTTATATCGAGAAGGACTCGTCGGTGAACTCCGAGGTCGAGCGCCTGCGGCACTCGGCCACCATGTCGCTGCTCACCCGGCGGGACGTCGTCGTGGTCGCTACCGTCTCCTGCATCTACGGCCTGGGGACGCCGCAGGAGTACGTCGACCGCTCGGTTCGCCTGCGGGTCGGTCAGCAGATCGATCGTGATCAGATCCTGCGCGGTCTGGTCGGGGTGCAGTACACCCGCAACGACCTCGCCTTCACCCGGGGAACCTTTCGGGTCCGCGGAGACACCATCGAGATCTTCCCGGTCTACGAAGAGTTGGCCGTCCGGGTCGAGATGTTCGGTGAGGACATCGACCGGCTCTACTACCTGCACCCGCTCACCGGTGAGGTCGTGCGCGAGGTCGAGGAGGTCTTCATCTTCCCGGCGACGCACTACGCCGCCGGTCCGGAGCGGATGGAGCGGGCCATCGCCGGCATCGAGGTCGAGCTGGCCAAGCGCCTGGCCGAGTTTGAGCAGCAGGGCAAATTGCTCGAGGCTCAGCGCCTGCGGATGCGCACCACCTATGACATCGAGATGATGCGGCAGGTCGGCTTCTGCTCTGGTATCGAGAACTACTCGCTGCACATTGACGGTCGGGAGCCGGGGAGCGCCCCCAACTGCCTGCTTGACTACTTTCCCGAAGATTTCCTGCTCATCATCGACGAGTCGCACAACACGGTCCCGCAGACCGGCGGCATGTATGAGGGGGACATGTCCCGCAAGCGGACCCTGGTCGATCACGGCTTCCGGCTGCCGTCCGCGATGGACAACCGGCCGCTGAAGTTCGAGGAGTTCGTCGATCGCATCGGGCAGACGGTCTACCTCTCGGCCACCCCGGGCGGCTACGAGATGGGCCGCACCAAGGGCGAGTTCGTCGAACAGGTGATCCGCCCCACCGGGCTCATCGACCCCCAGGTCATCGTCAAGCCGACCAAGGGGCAGATCGACGACTTGGTCCACGAGATCAGGGTCAGGGCCGAGAAGAACGAGCGGGTCCTGGTCACCACCCTCACCAAGAAGATGTCCGAAGACCTCACCGATTACCTCCTGGACCTGGGTATCCGGGTTCGCTACCTGCACAGCGAGGTCGACACCCTCCGCCGGGTGGAGTTGCTGCGGGAACTGCGCAGTGGTGAATACGACGTATTGGTCGGCATCAACCTGCTGCGCGAGGGTCTGGACCTACCGGAGGTATCACTCGTCTCGATCCTCGACGCGGACAAGGAGGGCTTCCTACGTAGTGGCACCGCACTTATCCAGACGATCGGTCGGGCGGCTCGAAACGTGTCGGGCGAGGTGCACATGTATGCCGACACGATCACCGCTTCGATGGATCGAGCCATCGGGGAGACGAATCGCCGACGTGACCTGCAGATCGCCTACAACACCGAACACGGAATCGACCCGACGCCGCTGCGGAAGCGGATCGCTGATATCACCGACATGCTGGCGCGTGAAGCGGCCGACACCGACGAACTTCTGGCCACGCCGGTCGGCGGGTCGGGACGCTCGCAGTCCCGCGGCAAGTCACCGACGCCGACTGGAGTGGGCCGGGGCGGCCGAGGGGCGAAGGGTGGTCAGAGCTCCGCGTCGGCCGGTGTCATCGGTGTCGGCGCTCACGCTGAGGGTGGCCTCGATGTGGCGGCCATGCCACGGGCCGAACTGGCTGACTTGATCCTGCAGTTGAACGAGCAGATGCTCGCTGCGGCCCGCGAACTCCAGTTCGAGGTGGCGGCTCGGCTCCGCGACGAGGTGAACGAGCTGAAGCGGGAACTGCGGGGAATGGACGTCGCCGGGGTGAGTTGA
- a CDS encoding L,D-peptidoglycan transpeptidase YkuD, ErfK/YbiS/YcfS/YnhG family — MPDAPRTALCASTSSGLWQTGQVRLFRIAATCGVIATIAAGAGVAVAMASDGPTVSSKDNFSMPSTAAASLSLAYGTPPTPTPTFSPAPSAAPRAPSVTPAPKTVAATPAARVIAPTSAPKVPAATVKSPAVNPAAVGSSLPLRFTTGNATRVITVVAGSTGSTTATLQAWNKAAGGGWIRYGSAVTAHIGSQGMTTAPSESKSATPIGSYTLTTSFGALSNPGTGLPYRVTNSNSWWVSDVRSAMYNTYQSCSKSACPFNTAVSEPLRAYVPVYNYAVVINYNTGPIVRGAGSAFFLHVTDGTATAGCVAIPQSRLVTLMRWLTPAAHPRILIGTG; from the coding sequence ATGCCAGACGCGCCCAGAACGGCGTTGTGCGCCTCGACCAGCTCTGGGCTCTGGCAGACTGGGCAAGTGCGCCTGTTTCGAATTGCCGCGACCTGCGGCGTGATCGCGACCATCGCTGCCGGTGCCGGTGTGGCCGTTGCGATGGCTTCGGACGGCCCGACGGTGAGCAGCAAGGACAACTTCTCGATGCCGTCGACGGCCGCCGCTTCGCTGTCGCTCGCCTACGGCACACCGCCCACACCGACACCCACGTTCTCGCCGGCACCCTCGGCGGCGCCACGAGCGCCGTCCGTCACGCCCGCCCCGAAGACGGTCGCTGCAACACCTGCGGCCAGGGTCATCGCGCCGACGTCAGCACCGAAGGTGCCGGCCGCGACGGTGAAGTCCCCGGCCGTGAACCCAGCTGCCGTTGGTTCGAGTCTTCCTCTCCGCTTCACGACCGGAAATGCCACCCGGGTGATCACCGTCGTCGCCGGCAGCACCGGTTCGACGACGGCGACCCTGCAGGCCTGGAACAAGGCGGCTGGCGGCGGTTGGATCAGGTATGGCTCAGCGGTTACCGCGCACATCGGGTCGCAGGGGATGACCACCGCGCCCAGCGAGAGCAAATCGGCCACACCTATCGGCAGTTACACGCTGACGACGTCCTTCGGCGCGCTGAGCAACCCTGGGACCGGGCTTCCATATCGGGTAACGAACTCGAACAGCTGGTGGGTAAGCGATGTGCGTAGCGCGATGTACAACACCTATCAATCCTGTTCCAAGTCTGCATGCCCGTTCAATACGGCAGTAAGCGAGCCATTGCGCGCCTACGTGCCGGTGTACAACTACGCAGTCGTCATCAACTACAACACCGGGCCGATCGTTCGAGGCGCCGGAAGCGCCTTCTTCCTGCATGTCACCGATGGCACGGCGACGGCTGGGTGCGTGGCCATCCCGCAGAGCCGATTGGTCACGCTGATGCGCTGGCTGACGCCGGCCGCGCATCCGCGGATTCTCATCGGTACCGGCTGA
- a CDS encoding Heme-degrading monooxygenase HmoA, translated as MVLEVANIDVLAGSESAFIEAYRGARHILLASGCHSAQMTQGIESRQRFVLLVQWDSVAQHQENFRDTDLFVQWRAAIGPYFANPPHVEHFLDV; from the coding sequence ATGGTTCTTGAAGTGGCGAATATCGACGTACTGGCCGGTAGCGAATCGGCTTTCATCGAGGCGTATCGCGGGGCAAGGCACATTCTCCTGGCCTCGGGGTGTCACTCGGCCCAGATGACCCAGGGCATCGAGTCCCGGCAGCGTTTCGTGCTGCTCGTGCAGTGGGACTCAGTTGCCCAGCACCAGGAGAACTTTCGCGACACCGACCTCTTCGTGCAGTGGAGAGCGGCGATCGGCCCGTACTTCGCGAACCCGCCCCACGTCGAGCACTTCCTCGACGTCTAG
- a CDS encoding glucokinase, whose protein sequence is MTERGSTQIGRIVGALEVGGTHVAATAVDTGNWQLLAPIQRVSLDPAGSADALTDGMASCARAVLTAAPILQLTSWGVAMPGPFDYATGIARYTGVGKFESLDGVAVGGRLRDGLFGTAGQRDAEGAVRFGNDADAFAIGEYLAGATRGISRTAAITLGSGIGSCFLADGQPVDTGDAVPPGGEAHLIRVDGVPLEEIASRRAILSAYLAATGKQLDVKEIADRARHGQAAAVSVLDDYASTLGGALGPNFARFGVEKLVVGGSIAGAWDLFDPAFRAALPDPELAIAISADAERSGLIGAASLALT, encoded by the coding sequence GTGACCGAACGGGGTTCGACCCAGATCGGGCGGATCGTCGGGGCGTTGGAGGTTGGTGGCACCCACGTCGCCGCGACGGCGGTCGATACCGGCAACTGGCAACTCCTCGCCCCGATTCAGCGGGTAAGTCTCGACCCGGCCGGCTCGGCTGACGCGCTCACCGATGGCATGGCCTCGTGCGCGCGGGCCGTTCTGACGGCGGCTCCGATACTGCAGTTGACCAGCTGGGGCGTCGCCATGCCCGGTCCGTTCGACTACGCCACCGGAATCGCCCGGTACACCGGAGTGGGGAAGTTCGAGAGTCTGGACGGCGTCGCCGTGGGTGGGCGCCTGCGCGATGGCTTGTTTGGTACGGCGGGTCAGCGTGACGCTGAGGGCGCCGTCCGCTTCGGAAACGACGCGGACGCCTTCGCCATCGGCGAGTATCTGGCCGGGGCTACTCGCGGCATCTCCCGGACCGCGGCGATCACGCTGGGCAGCGGCATCGGCTCCTGCTTCCTCGCCGATGGGCAACCGGTCGATACCGGCGACGCTGTGCCGCCGGGCGGCGAGGCGCACCTGATCCGGGTCGACGGGGTGCCGCTGGAGGAGATCGCGTCCCGACGGGCGATTCTTTCCGCCTACCTCGCGGCCACCGGAAAGCAGCTCGACGTGAAGGAGATCGCCGACCGTGCCCGCCACGGCCAGGCTGCGGCAGTGAGCGTGCTCGACGACTACGCCAGCACCCTCGGGGGCGCACTCGGCCCCAACTTTGCTCGTTTCGGAGTCGAGAAGCTGGTGGTCGGTGGATCGATCGCCGGCGCGTGGGACCTCTTCGACCCGGCGTTCCGTGCGGCCCTCCCCGACCCGGAGTTAGCTATAGCGATTAGCGCAGACGCGGAGCGGTCAGGACTGATCGGCGCAGCCAGCCTCGCCTTGACGTGA
- a CDS encoding Catechol 2,3-dioxygenase — protein sequence MSSSARLDHVTIGASDLDRSAAFYDAALAAVELFRVVEFIDEEEEEGPTEAIGYGPTASSTESLSDSLSGAASSEAHLWVVMSSPATRSAHVALRVDARQHVEAFYSAAVAAGGVPRQRPRRWEVFRPGYFGASVADPDGNILEVFSHE from the coding sequence ATGAGTTCTTCGGCCCGCCTCGATCACGTCACCATCGGCGCCAGCGACCTTGACCGCAGTGCCGCCTTCTACGACGCGGCGCTGGCCGCGGTCGAGCTCTTCCGAGTCGTCGAGTTCATCGACGAAGAAGAGGAGGAGGGCCCCACCGAGGCCATCGGCTACGGGCCGACGGCCAGCTCGACGGAGTCGCTCTCTGACAGCCTCTCCGGCGCGGCCAGCTCAGAGGCGCATCTCTGGGTGGTGATGAGTTCGCCGGCGACGCGCTCGGCGCATGTCGCTCTGCGAGTTGACGCCCGCCAGCACGTCGAGGCCTTCTATTCGGCTGCGGTGGCCGCTGGAGGGGTGCCCCGGCAGCGCCCGCGGCGCTGGGAGGTCTTCCGTCCGGGCTACTTCGGGGCGAGCGTGGCTGACCCGGACGGCAACATCCTGGAAGTCTTCAGCCACGAGTAG
- a CDS encoding RIO kinase 1, whose product MNLDPESVPQDLCLSAADESYEPVAYSSWDVSTHGPKPRPAWVVTELSAIDTELGVLKTGKEADVHLLHRGLPGDDGVLLAAKRFRPSEHRMFHRDAGYTEGRRVRRSRETRAMATRTEFGRELLAGQWAIAEFSALSALWRLGAPVPYPVQLHGTELLLEFIGDEDGAAAPRLAQCRPDRFGLADLFKQACEAMRTLAQAGYAHGDLSAYNMLVWEERLWMIDLPQIVDIAANPRGDEFLRRDCVNVCTWFRGRGYDAADPELLFGDLMAEAVARW is encoded by the coding sequence GTGAACCTCGATCCAGAATCTGTACCGCAAGACCTCTGCTTATCCGCCGCCGACGAATCCTACGAGCCGGTGGCCTATTCAAGTTGGGACGTGTCGACCCACGGACCGAAACCCCGTCCGGCGTGGGTGGTCACCGAACTCAGCGCCATCGACACCGAACTCGGTGTCCTCAAGACGGGGAAGGAGGCCGACGTTCATCTGCTGCACCGCGGTCTTCCGGGTGACGATGGCGTGCTGCTGGCCGCGAAGCGATTCCGGCCGTCCGAACATCGCATGTTCCATCGGGATGCCGGCTACACGGAAGGGCGTCGAGTCCGGCGCAGTCGGGAGACCCGAGCGATGGCCACGCGCACCGAATTCGGCCGCGAGCTACTCGCAGGGCAGTGGGCGATCGCGGAGTTCTCCGCCCTGAGCGCCCTCTGGCGTCTCGGCGCGCCGGTGCCGTATCCGGTCCAGCTACACGGGACTGAGCTCCTGTTGGAGTTCATCGGCGACGAGGACGGAGCCGCCGCCCCGCGCCTGGCCCAGTGTCGCCCCGACCGGTTCGGGCTGGCCGATCTCTTCAAACAAGCCTGCGAAGCGATGCGCACCCTGGCTCAGGCCGGCTACGCCCACGGTGACCTATCGGCCTACAACATGCTGGTGTGGGAAGAGCGTCTGTGGATGATCGACCTCCCGCAGATCGTCGATATCGCGGCCAACCCGCGGGGCGACGAATTCCTGCGGCGTGACTGCGTCAATGTCTGCACGTGGTTCCGCGGTCGGGGCTACGACGCCGCTGACCCCGAGCTCCTCTTCGGAGATCTGATGGCCGAGGCGGTGGCCCGTTGGTAG
- a CDS encoding Glyoxylase, beta-lactamase superfamily II, with product MTAPTYTGEVTVGGDADVRVLPALLIAKLAVGPMSNNAYLLRCTASGEGLLIDAANEADRLSELVRLQGPAVSSILTTHRHADHWQALAEVAADAEAAIFASEDDADELPVAVDERLSHEDVITLGELSLEIIALRGHTPGSIAVLYRDPGAAAHLFTGDSLFPGGPGRTTNPSDFTSLMDDLEARVFDVLPDDTWVYPGHGNDTTLGVERPHLGEWRARGW from the coding sequence GTGACTGCTCCCACTTACACCGGCGAAGTGACTGTCGGCGGCGACGCCGATGTACGCGTGCTGCCCGCCCTGCTCATCGCCAAGCTGGCCGTCGGCCCGATGTCGAACAACGCCTACCTGCTGCGCTGCACGGCGTCGGGCGAGGGGCTGCTGATCGACGCGGCCAACGAGGCCGACCGGCTCAGCGAACTCGTCCGTCTGCAGGGGCCGGCCGTCTCCTCGATCCTCACCACCCACCGCCACGCCGATCATTGGCAGGCCCTGGCCGAGGTGGCGGCGGACGCCGAAGCGGCGATCTTCGCCTCCGAGGACGACGCCGACGAGCTACCCGTCGCAGTCGATGAGCGTCTCTCCCACGAGGACGTGATCACGCTCGGGGAACTGAGCCTGGAGATCATCGCCCTCCGCGGCCACACGCCCGGGTCGATCGCGGTGCTGTATCGCGACCCTGGTGCGGCAGCGCATCTTTTCACCGGTGATTCGCTTTTTCCGGGCGGACCTGGACGCACCACGAACCCCTCCGACTTCACCTCACTGATGGACGACCTGGAGGCTCGGGTCTTCGATGTGCTGCCGGATGACACGTGGGTATATCCCGGCCACGGGAATGACACGACGCTCGGGGTTGAACGTCCGCACCTCGGTGAGTGGCGGGCCCGCGGCTGGTGA